ATCAGGGCTCCCAGCAAGGACAGGGGTAGGCACTGGGCACCGCTGCCCTCGCCCTCTTCTCAGAGCAGAAACAGAAATCTTCATGCTCCCAAACTGACGGGCTCAGGGCCCAGCAAGCACCAACTAACCAAGGTCACATGAAAGAAACACTTCTCCCAGCGcccgccccaccaccaccaccggccCCCAGCCAGGCCTAATGCTCCCAGCTCGTGCGCACAtacacccaccacccacccccaggcTGTCAGACCGTTTGGGGCTGGAGAGTATCCTGAGGGGTCGGGGATCTCCGAACTGCCCACCCAGGAGGGCTGCTCCACCAGGTTGCAGAGGGCACAGGATCCTGGGCAGCAGCATGGGGAGTGCATCCTCCACCTGCGGGTGTCCTGTGGGGTCACTGCAGGGTGCAAGCTGTGGAGGGGTCGTGGGGGAGGGTCAGTGTCAGTCATCTCGCTACAGGGACAGAAACCAGGGctgcccccagccctcacccctccTTGGGTGGAGGGTAGGACACCAGGGTGGAACTCACAGCTCCGAACAGACTCCGACAGCCCCTCCTTATCCAAGGTCTCGGGTTCCCAGGGAGACTCCCTCCGCTATGGAAGATAAAGGAGCACGAGGGGTGAGAGGCAGCCAGGGCAAGTACAGGAGCCGCACCAACCTCCACTGAGCAACCAAGCTTGAGGGACGGACACAGCAGGGGAGGCCTCTGGATGGAGACCAGAGAGGAGACACGCCCGCCCGGGGTGTGGGGTCAGAAGGAGAGGAGCAGAGCCCACAGCCTCGCCCTGACGGGCCCCGGGTCAAGGCCCACCTTGACCTGCTCCTTCAGGTACTCAGCTCGTGCCATGAGGTTCTGAACCTGCCAAGGGAAGACACGCctgtgggtgtggggagaggggcccTCAGAGTGAGCTCCTTGCTCCTATGCTCTCCAGAACCCTCTGCCCTGTCAGAACAACGCCCGAGTCCTTTATCTgcttcttcctccaggaagccttcctgaccACACAACCCCGCCAGCTTCCTGCTGCTGGATGCCCAGGTCTGCCTGTCCCCCTGCCCTGACCTGAGCACCTGAGCCCCAGTGGAGTGCATGCCACCGACTTCTCCAGTCCGGGAGGTTGGACTCCCTGAGAGAACTGGAGGAGGTTCCTTCCCCCACATGGAAGCAGGCTCAAAGGGGAAGACGAAGCATCCCAACCCTCCCAACCCCTGCGGGCACCTCACTGTGAAGCAGCTCCCGCCTCCGGCCTGGGGCCTCCGCTGCAAAGAGAGGGAGGGCATGTGTGAGGGCAGGGCAGCAGGGGCTGGGAGAGTGTGGCAGCAGGGGCCTCACCTgctagcagcagcagcagctcccccAGGCTCTGCTGGTACAGGTCCAGGGCGTCCTGCTCCCCACCAGCTTCCTCCTCCTGCACCAGGGGGACCAGGTCACTGAGGGTCATGACCTAGAgcctccctgccccacctggaCCCCTCCCACTGGGGACAAACCTTGGCCATGGCAGCCGAAGCCACTTCCAGGGCAGCTAGGAGGCGCGGTTTGTCCCGGGCCATCTCTGGGTTGAGGGGCAAAGGCTCAGTGTGAGGGGAACAGCCAGTTTTTCCGCCCCAGGGAGCCGACCCCAATGTGCCTCCCCCCACAGGCTGGACGGAAGCTGCTGGGGGCCTGGTGGTCAGTCAGGAGCTGGGCCTACCTCTGAGAAGGTCTCGCGCAGAGGCCCCTTGCCTCAGCAGGGCCCGATTAGAGGAGGACACGATGGCCTTGAGCTCCTCAGCCCGGGACACATACTGCCCCACCTGCAGGAGCACGAGGGGCTGAGGGGGGCAGTTCCGCCCTGCCCCCAAGCCAGCACCCACCACCAGGTTCTCCCCCCAGGTCCTCAGGGACTGTCCCAAGCTGTACCGCCAGGGGTCACCTGAGGCCGGCCCAACCCCTTCCCAGGAGTCTCTGTCCTAAGAAAGCCAGTCCCTGCAGCCCCCGAGCCCCTTGCCCGTTTCCTCCATAGGACTCACCCACCCACCTTTGCCTTAATTGCCTCCTTCCGCTGGGCGTCCACTTCGTCTGCAGAAAGTGGGAGTTCATAGAAGGAGTCTGAGGCAGGGGAACCTGACCCACACTAAACCCTCCAAAATCCCCCAAAGCACTAAGTTCCAGATATACCCTCTACCTCGTCGCCCACAAAATTCTGGATGGGGAGCTGCTTCTGGAATCCATCCAGTGCAGCTACGGCTGAGCCACCCCTGCTGCACGCGGACTCCAGGCACTCACAGTGCAGAGCCGGCACGAAGAAGTCCAGAGCCTTGCAGTAGAGAGATAAAGCGGCCACGGCATCCCCCTCCTGGTCCTTCTTCACAGCCTGCACGACCAGGGCAGTCTGGGGGATGGGCAGGTCAGGAGTCATGCCCACCACGGAGGGCAAAGAGCAGGTCCCCTGAGCCATGCACTGCCCCGTGGGGCAAGCCACCTATTCACCACCAAAAGGGGTAGACGAGACCCCCAATCTGCCCTCACCCCAGCCAGTCCCCATTGGCCTGCTCACTGCTCGTGCCATGCTCTCCCCACTGGGCATGTGCTCCAGGTCCACCCAGGAATGGGTGAAGAAGTCCTGGAAGGAGATGCGACGACTGGGGTCCCGCTCCAGGAGCCGCTGCAGCAGGTCCCGGCAGTCTCGGGAGAGCGGGGGCCGCAGGGGGAGCTGCAGGGAGAGTGTGGGGGGCAGGTCACACTGGGCTCTAACACCTCGGCCCCCACACTATCCGGGGATGCCCCAGAGGTACATGCTTGACGGTGGAGAATCTGAGAGCCAGGAGTAACACTGACAAGTCAAGGTGAAAGGCCAAGCCTCGCCCCAGGTTCCTGCCCGTGCCCTCACTGGAACCCCAAGGTGTCGTAGAACCCTGGTTTGGGTTCTTCGCCCCTCCCTGGATTATGCTCCTGGGATTGCTGGGCCTGGGTCTGCACAACGACCTATGGGCTGATCTGGGTCCCTGGAATTGAATGGAGCTTCAAGCATGCCTGAAGGGGGCAGTGAGGTCTCTAACCCCAGGGCCCCTTACTTCCTCTGTCCCCCAAAGAGTTGCTGAGGCCCTGCAGGACCCACCTCAATAACCCAGTTACTCCGGATCTTTTCTTCCAGCTCCGTAAACGACCTGGAGGCAAAGGGGGGCTGCCCGAAGAGGGCTTCTGTGGAGGGAGGCAGAGCGCAggctgggaggggacagggtCCAGCCTGGCCTGGCCCACTCCTGGGAGGGCCTAACACCCCTCAGAGCAGGGGCCCCAGGGCAGTAGAGTCAGCCTTCTCGCTAGAGCCCTTCAGGAGTGGCCAGAGAGGCCTTGCCTCAGGACCCCAGTGCAGGActcagggtgggggcaggggacagagctCTCACCGTACAGGATGACCCCCACAGACCAGAGGTCCACACGGGCGTCGTACTGCCGCTGACACACCATCTCAGGGGCCATGTAAAGAGGGGAGCCACGGAGCACATGCTTCTCGTCCCACGGGGACATGTGCTGTGCGAAGCCGAAGTCTACAGGCAAGAGGCCAGGCAGCagagttcaaattccagctgCTTCTGCTCTTGGCTTTTGAAGCCTCACACTGAGCCCCAGCACAGGGCTCCTCCCCCGTCCAGACTCGCCAGGATCGACCCTCCTTCCCGGCCTCTTCTCATTATTAACTAGGAACACCTGTACATCTTCCTCCGGGAGCATAAATCCTACCCGTCCTACGCAGCACCCCTGCACGCACCTTTTCCAGGACGCCTGCCCTGCTCACACCAGCTATGAGGACAATGGCCCACCTGGGGTTAGGACCCTCACTGTCCCATCAGCTCAGGCTGGCCTCCAGCCTCAGTCAATTCTCCAAATCCTATCAGGGACCACAACCACCCTTCCCCAGTGCACCCCCTAACACTGCCGCAGATTGAGTCACAGTTTGAGCCCCAATCCTGGTGCAGACCCCGTCTTGACCCTGGTCACACACCGAGTCTTGACCCTGACCCCCAACCACTGCACTGCTGGAGTCCAGGGTGGGTGGCCCAGGACAGGTCCTGCTGATGGTGATGAGGCTGGTCCCTGGATCTCCCAACCTACTGCCGTCTGATGACTCACGAGAGGGTTTCAGGAAACCAGGCCCTCTCTCCAAACCTCACCCCTGCTGTTCCACACTCATACCTGCCAGTTTAAGATGGGGCTTCTCCAAGGAGCTCAGCAAAATGTTCTGTGGCTTTAGATCCAGGTGAGATATGTTCCGTTCATGCAGAAACTGCAGGGCACTAGCTGGGGAGTAGGACACGTGGAGAGAAACAGGTCAGGGGAGCCCATCTCCCACCTACCTTTCGCCTCCCCAAACTCACATCTGCTTCTTCAAGCCTGCACAACCCCAGTCCTGGCCTGGCTAGTCTGCTGACTGTTTTGTGTGTAAGTACCAGGTTCCttccatttctaagaatttgCGCCCCACTCCCGCTTCAAGGGCCCTCGTTCCTCCTTTGCCCCCCCAAATCTCCCCTCCTCCGGGAAGCCTCCCTGGATGCCCCAGCCCTTTAGGCGTCTGCTCTTTCTCTTAGAAAAGCACTTGGGCACTAGCACTGGAATGTTCTACGAGGTCCTTCTATTCTGATCCACATGTGGAAAACCCGGTCTCTTCACTGATGGggctccttcctctgtctctttcagAGCCCCCTTAAGCCAGGGATGGGCACGTGGCAAACTCCAAACTGGGAAAGGAGGCAACTGCTAAGAGAGCGGGGGCTCTAAGCCTGGGGCAGGGGTGCAGTGGGAGGGCAGAGACCATGGGAAGGATGAGGCTGGGGTCAGAGGCTTTTACCCAATTGCTGCATGAAGACCCGAGCCACCTTCTCTGGCAGAATCCGGCGGGTGTGGATGAAGTGAGACAGGTCACCTCCTGCACAGAACTCCATGATGAGGTAGATGTTGTCACTGTCCCACTGTGGATAGAGGCAGAGGGACAACTTGAAGACAGTGTCCCTTCTCCAGCCCCCTTTGGGGGgtgtccccaccccaggcccacacCTGGAAGTCTTTCAGCTGCACGATGTGGGGGTGTCGAATACCCTTGAGGATCTCAATCTCTGTCAGGAGGTTTTCCACAGATGCCTTGTTCAGACTCTTCTTGGCCACACACTTTATAGCTACCACCTCTCGAGTGTCCTTCTGCGGGGACAGGAGATTTGAGGGCTCTGC
The nucleotide sequence above comes from Rhinolophus ferrumequinum isolate MPI-CBG mRhiFer1 chromosome 6, mRhiFer1_v1.p, whole genome shotgun sequence. Encoded proteins:
- the ULK3 gene encoding serine/threonine-protein kinase ULK3 is translated as MAGPGWGPPRLDGYILTERLGSGTYATVYKAYAKKDTREVVAIKCVAKKSLNKASVENLLTEIEILKGIRHPHIVQLKDFQWDSDNIYLIMEFCAGGDLSHFIHTRRILPEKVARVFMQQLASALQFLHERNISHLDLKPQNILLSSLEKPHLKLADFGFAQHMSPWDEKHVLRGSPLYMAPEMVCQRQYDARVDLWSVGVILYEALFGQPPFASRSFTELEEKIRSNWVIELPLRPPLSRDCRDLLQRLLERDPSRRISFQDFFTHSWVDLEHMPSGESMARATALVVQAVKKDQEGDAVAALSLYCKALDFFVPALHYEVDAQRKEAIKAKVGQYVSRAEELKAIVSSSNRALLRQGASARDLLREMARDKPRLLAALEVASAAMAKEEEAGGEQDALDLYQQSLGELLLLLAAEAPGRRRELLHSEVQNLMARAEYLKEQVKRRESPWEPETLDKEGLSESVRSSCTLQ